One window of Leifsonia sp. AK011 genomic DNA carries:
- a CDS encoding FMN reductase, with amino-acid sequence MTDNTTRKITVVSSGLSQPSSTRLLADRIAAATVASLEGKGITAEVTVIELRDLAQDITNNLLTGFAPPKLEAAITAVTEADGLIAVTPIFTTSYSGLFKSFVDVLDPQSIHGLPVLLGATGGTERHSLAIDYAMRPLFTYLHAVPVSTGVYAASSDWGSAEDALPGRIDRAAGELAALVVASDRSQQIRDPFALPEGFSPVGGYGAQ; translated from the coding sequence ATGACCGACAACACCACACGCAAGATCACCGTTGTGTCCTCTGGCCTGAGCCAGCCCTCGTCCACGCGACTGCTCGCCGACCGCATCGCGGCAGCGACCGTCGCGTCGCTCGAGGGCAAGGGCATCACGGCAGAGGTCACGGTGATCGAGCTGCGCGACCTTGCGCAGGACATCACCAACAACCTCCTGACGGGGTTCGCCCCGCCGAAGCTCGAGGCGGCGATCACCGCGGTCACCGAGGCCGATGGCCTGATCGCCGTGACCCCGATCTTCACGACGAGCTACAGCGGGCTGTTCAAGTCCTTCGTGGATGTGCTCGACCCGCAGTCGATCCACGGCCTGCCGGTTCTCCTCGGAGCGACGGGTGGCACTGAGCGACACTCGCTCGCGATCGACTACGCGATGCGTCCGCTGTTCACCTATCTGCACGCCGTGCCGGTGTCGACGGGTGTATACGCGGCATCCTCCGACTGGGGGAGCGCGGAGGATGCGCTGCCCGGGCGCATTGACCGGGCCGCGGGCGAGCTCGCCGCCCTCGTGGTCGCGAGCGACCGCTCACAGCAGATCCGCGACCCGTTCGCGCTTCCCGAGGGCTTCAGCCCCGTGGGCGGATACGGGGCGCAGTAG
- a CDS encoding DUF5302 domain-containing protein has translation MDDDAASTDPAEETKRKFREALERKKQGSNAPKDGPASSSTIGGARPKADHKREFRRKSG, from the coding sequence ATGGATGACGACGCCGCATCGACAGACCCTGCCGAGGAGACGAAGCGCAAGTTCCGTGAGGCCCTCGAGCGCAAGAAGCAGGGCTCGAACGCACCGAAGGATGGCCCCGCCTCCAGTTCGACCATCGGAGGGGCGCGACCCAAGGCCGATCACAAGCGGGAGTTCCGACGCAAGAGCGGCTGA
- a CDS encoding aldo/keto reductase, which produces MAGIVTQLQQVAVAVATGHLDAATRGPLRFRAVGSSDLSVFPLALSGNVFGWTADDAETNSILDAYAEQGGNFVDTADSYAGGRSETMIGNWMRKRRNRSSMVVATKVGKSADHPGLRARVLTRAVHASLNRLGTDRIDLLYLHIDDVNVEFEETLLAVDELIRAGKVRYFGCSDHTGNRLIEARVASAQLGVAPMVALQNRYNLLQRSEYEGDLAHVAAQQGLGVMPRFALASGFLTGKYRQRSDVALNQRRGEVAKLMTRRGMRILTALDRVAREQSTTVASVALAWLLAKPGVVAPVASVTSAEQLADLSDAVTLQLTRHQMADLDRASQ; this is translated from the coding sequence ATGGCAGGAATCGTGACGCAGCTGCAGCAGGTGGCGGTGGCGGTGGCCACCGGGCACCTCGACGCGGCCACGAGGGGCCCACTCCGGTTCCGCGCAGTCGGATCATCCGATCTCAGCGTCTTCCCCCTCGCCCTCAGCGGCAACGTCTTCGGGTGGACGGCGGATGACGCCGAGACCAACTCGATCCTCGACGCCTACGCCGAACAGGGCGGCAACTTCGTCGATACCGCCGATTCGTATGCGGGCGGCCGCAGCGAGACCATGATCGGCAACTGGATGCGCAAGCGCCGGAACCGCAGCAGCATGGTCGTGGCAACCAAGGTCGGCAAGTCCGCCGATCACCCCGGCCTGCGTGCCCGGGTTCTCACGAGGGCTGTTCACGCCTCCCTGAATCGCCTGGGCACCGACCGCATCGACCTGCTCTACCTGCACATCGACGACGTGAACGTCGAGTTCGAGGAGACCCTGCTCGCGGTGGACGAACTGATCCGCGCGGGCAAGGTCCGCTACTTCGGATGCTCGGACCACACGGGCAACCGCCTCATCGAGGCGCGCGTCGCCTCGGCGCAGCTCGGTGTCGCGCCCATGGTCGCGCTGCAGAACCGCTACAACCTGCTTCAGCGCTCGGAGTACGAGGGGGACCTCGCCCACGTCGCAGCCCAGCAGGGACTCGGAGTCATGCCGAGGTTCGCCCTCGCGAGCGGGTTCCTGACGGGCAAGTACCGCCAGCGGTCCGACGTTGCACTGAATCAGCGGCGGGGCGAGGTTGCCAAACTCATGACGCGCAGGGGAATGCGCATCCTGACTGCCTTGGACCGGGTCGCGCGGGAGCAGTCCACGACCGTGGCATCCGTCGCCCTCGCCTGGCTTCTCGCGAAGCCCGGAGTGGTCGCGCCCGTGGCCTCGGTAACGAGCGCTGAGCAACTCGCCGACCTCTCGGACGCCGTCACGCTTCAACTCACCCGCCACCAGATGGCAGACCTGGACAGGGCCTCGCAG
- a CDS encoding polyribonucleotide nucleotidyltransferase, with product MEGPEIKFAEAVIDNGSFGKRVVRFETGRLAQQAQGAVAAYLDEDTMILSATSAGKHPREGFDFFPLTVDVEERSYAAGKIPGSFFRREGRPSTEAILVCRLIDRPLRPTFVEGLRNEVQIVITVLSIAPDEFYDALAINAASASTQISGLPFYGPVAGVRLALIGDQWVAFPKFSQLEEAVFDLTVAGRLVVDENGNEDVAIMMVEAEATEVSWDLIKAGATKPDEAVVAQGLEASKPFLKQLIKAQESLAVQAAKPIQDFPLFPPYAQSTYDAVAAFAYDELGGVYQIADKIERQNADDALKARVKETITAKVAAEELPESALAEVSAAYKSVSKVVMRNRVLTEGIRIDGRGLSDIRALDAEVQVIPRVHGSAIFQRGETQILGVTTLNMLKMEQQIDSLSPITKKRYLHHYNFPPYSTGETGRVGSPKRREIGHGFLAERALVPVLPPREEFPYAIRQVSEALGSNGSTSMGSVCASTLSLLNAGVPLRAPVAGIAMGLISDVVDGQTRYAALTDILGAEDALGDMDFKVAGTSEFVTAIQLDTKLAGLPSSVLDGALKQAKEARTAILAVINAAIDAPDEMAPTAPRVISVQIPVDKIGELIGPKGKTINQIQDDTGADISIEDDGTVYIGAVDGPSAEAARAAVNAIANPLNPEVGERFLGTVVKLATFGAFVSLTPGKDGLLHISEVRKLAGGKRVENVEDVLSVGQKIQVEITKIDDRGKLSLAPVSDEADSADTDGSAAASEGPEAPAEG from the coding sequence TTGGAGGGTCCAGAAATCAAGTTCGCCGAGGCCGTTATCGATAACGGTTCGTTCGGCAAGCGCGTCGTCCGTTTCGAAACCGGTCGTCTCGCACAGCAGGCCCAGGGCGCGGTCGCCGCGTACCTCGACGAGGACACGATGATCCTGTCCGCGACGAGTGCCGGAAAGCACCCGCGCGAGGGATTCGACTTCTTCCCGCTCACGGTCGACGTGGAAGAGCGTTCGTACGCAGCAGGCAAGATCCCCGGAAGCTTCTTCCGTCGCGAGGGTCGCCCCTCGACCGAGGCCATCCTCGTCTGCCGCCTCATCGACCGTCCGCTGCGCCCGACCTTCGTCGAGGGCCTGCGCAACGAGGTCCAGATCGTCATCACGGTGCTCTCCATCGCACCCGACGAGTTCTACGACGCGCTCGCGATCAACGCTGCGTCCGCATCCACCCAGATCTCGGGCCTGCCGTTCTACGGCCCCGTCGCTGGCGTGCGTCTCGCACTCATCGGTGACCAGTGGGTCGCCTTCCCGAAGTTCTCGCAGCTCGAGGAGGCCGTCTTCGACCTCACCGTCGCTGGCCGCCTCGTCGTCGACGAGAACGGCAACGAGGATGTCGCGATCATGATGGTCGAGGCCGAGGCCACCGAGGTGAGCTGGGACCTGATCAAGGCCGGTGCGACCAAGCCAGACGAGGCCGTCGTCGCCCAGGGCCTCGAGGCATCCAAGCCGTTCCTCAAGCAGCTCATCAAGGCCCAGGAGTCGCTCGCAGTCCAGGCCGCGAAGCCGATCCAGGACTTCCCGCTGTTCCCGCCGTACGCGCAGAGCACCTACGACGCCGTCGCGGCCTTCGCCTACGACGAGCTGGGGGGCGTGTACCAGATCGCCGACAAGATCGAGCGCCAGAACGCGGATGACGCGCTCAAGGCCCGCGTCAAGGAGACCATCACCGCGAAGGTCGCCGCCGAGGAGCTTCCGGAGTCGGCACTCGCCGAGGTCAGCGCAGCCTACAAGTCGGTGTCGAAGGTCGTCATGCGCAACCGCGTGCTGACCGAGGGCATCCGTATCGACGGTCGTGGCCTGAGCGACATCCGTGCGCTCGACGCCGAGGTGCAGGTCATTCCGCGTGTTCACGGTTCCGCGATCTTCCAGCGCGGTGAGACCCAGATCCTGGGTGTCACGACGCTCAACATGCTCAAGATGGAGCAGCAGATCGACTCCCTGAGCCCGATCACCAAGAAGCGCTACCTGCACCACTACAACTTCCCGCCCTACTCGACCGGTGAGACCGGCCGCGTGGGCAGCCCGAAGCGTCGCGAGATCGGGCACGGCTTCCTCGCCGAGCGCGCCCTCGTGCCGGTTCTGCCGCCCCGCGAGGAGTTCCCCTACGCGATCCGCCAGGTGTCCGAGGCTCTCGGCTCCAACGGTTCGACGTCGATGGGTTCGGTCTGCGCATCCACCCTCTCGTTGCTCAACGCCGGTGTGCCGCTGCGCGCACCCGTTGCCGGAATCGCGATGGGCCTCATCTCCGACGTTGTTGACGGCCAGACGCGTTACGCGGCCCTGACCGACATCCTCGGCGCCGAGGATGCGCTCGGCGACATGGACTTCAAGGTCGCGGGTACCTCCGAGTTCGTCACCGCGATCCAGCTCGACACGAAGCTCGCGGGCCTGCCCTCGAGCGTGCTCGACGGTGCGCTCAAGCAGGCCAAGGAGGCTCGCACCGCGATCCTCGCCGTGATCAACGCCGCGATCGACGCGCCCGACGAGATGGCGCCGACCGCGCCGCGCGTCATCAGCGTGCAGATCCCGGTCGACAAGATCGGTGAGCTGATCGGCCCGAAGGGCAAGACGATCAACCAGATCCAGGACGACACCGGGGCAGACATCTCGATCGAGGATGACGGCACCGTGTACATCGGCGCCGTCGACGGCCCGTCGGCCGAGGCCGCTCGCGCCGCGGTCAACGCGATCGCGAACCCGCTGAACCCCGAGGTCGGCGAGCGGTTCCTCGGAACCGTCGTCAAGCTCGCGACGTTCGGTGCCTTCGTGTCGCTCACTCCCGGCAAGGACGGCCTGCTGCACATCAGCGAGGTCCGCAAGCTCGCCGGTGGCAAGCGCGTCGAGAACGTTGAGGACGTGCTCTCCGTCGGCCAGAAGATCCAGGTCGAGATCACCAAGATCGACGATCGCGGAAAGCTCTCGCTGGCTCCGGTCTCGGATGAGGCCGACTCGGCCGACACCGACGGCTCCGCCGCCGCGTCCGAGGGCCCCGAGGCTCCCGCCGAGGGCTAG
- a CDS encoding DedA family protein, whose protein sequence is MDVVLDWLTAAAGSPWLYFGVFVLVVADAFTVILPSETVVVALASLALSTGEPSLWVLIPVAAVGAVVGDNLCYVIGKRIGTTRFRWMRGPRVSAAIEYARRALEKRPASLILTARYIPFARIAANLTAGATGCSYRRYLPLTVVAGTGWAIYNCVIGALFGAWLAEYPILAIVISVAVAIALGVTIDAITARWAARSASSAELRS, encoded by the coding sequence ATGGACGTCGTTCTCGACTGGCTCACCGCCGCAGCAGGATCCCCGTGGCTGTACTTCGGGGTGTTCGTGCTTGTGGTCGCCGATGCCTTCACCGTCATCCTCCCGAGCGAGACCGTCGTGGTCGCCCTCGCGTCGCTCGCTCTCTCCACGGGCGAGCCGTCCCTCTGGGTGCTCATCCCGGTCGCGGCGGTCGGCGCCGTCGTCGGCGACAACCTCTGCTACGTCATCGGGAAGCGCATCGGCACGACCCGGTTCCGATGGATGCGCGGTCCTCGGGTGTCCGCGGCGATCGAGTACGCACGGCGAGCGCTCGAGAAACGTCCGGCCTCGCTCATACTCACGGCCCGGTACATCCCGTTCGCTCGGATTGCGGCCAACCTGACCGCGGGCGCCACCGGGTGCTCCTACCGCAGGTACCTGCCCCTGACGGTGGTCGCCGGCACGGGCTGGGCGATCTACAACTGCGTGATCGGAGCACTCTTCGGTGCGTGGCTGGCCGAGTACCCGATCCTCGCGATCGTGATCTCGGTGGCTGTCGCGATCGCGCTCGGGGTGACGATCGACGCGATCACCGCGCGGTGGGCTGCCCGATCCGCGTCATCCGCCGAGTTGCGGTCGTAG